One stretch of Candidatus Zixiibacteriota bacterium DNA includes these proteins:
- a CDS encoding PorV/PorQ family protein yields the protein MRTVCRSGIAVGTVLLVFLVIMVPTSVWSQAKVGTTGAQFLELGVSARAMGMAEAFAAVADDISAVYYNPAGLTSLYGREAAFTYIKMPADIAYGYGAIGLPLESIGGVLGIGMYALGSGDMDETDHFRAPTGRIFSWNDMAISASYGRYLTDRFSIGLTVKFIGQFVHDYSASGWSADVGTIYDTGYRGFKIAMVITNFGPDMKFIKNAFPLPINFRFGGAINVLEQDDYLLTFAAEGAHPSDNLEKYNSGLEFVYKDLFSLRAGSRFNYDADGLTAGGGVRLPFGEEHELRFDYAFQDFGILTEVHRFTMTMAF from the coding sequence ATGAGAACAGTTTGTCGTAGTGGCATTGCGGTCGGGACAGTGTTGTTGGTGTTCCTTGTAATAATGGTTCCGACAAGTGTCTGGTCACAAGCCAAAGTTGGCACGACTGGCGCGCAGTTCCTGGAATTGGGTGTGTCAGCGCGGGCTATGGGTATGGCCGAGGCGTTTGCAGCAGTGGCGGATGACATTTCTGCGGTCTATTATAATCCCGCTGGACTGACATCTCTCTACGGCCGGGAGGCCGCTTTTACATACATCAAGATGCCGGCCGATATTGCCTATGGATATGGGGCGATCGGGTTGCCTCTGGAATCTATAGGAGGCGTTCTTGGGATTGGTATGTATGCCCTCGGCTCTGGGGATATGGATGAAACCGATCATTTTCGTGCCCCTACCGGTAGGATCTTCTCATGGAATGATATGGCTATTTCGGCCAGCTACGGACGATACTTGACCGACCGTTTTTCTATCGGTCTGACAGTCAAGTTTATTGGTCAGTTTGTCCATGACTATTCCGCCAGTGGATGGAGTGCAGATGTCGGTACGATCTACGATACAGGTTATCGTGGCTTCAAGATTGCTATGGTAATTACCAATTTCGGTCCCGATATGAAGTTCATTAAGAATGCTTTCCCGCTACCGATTAACTTCAGATTCGGCGGGGCTATTAATGTTCTTGAGCAGGATGATTACCTGCTGACATTTGCTGCTGAAGGAGCACATCCCTCGGATAACCTTGAGAAATATAACAGCGGTTTGGAGTTCGTATACAAAGACCTCTTCTCACTCCGGGCAGGCAGTCGGTTCAACTATGATGCCGATGGTCTTACGGCTGGGGGCGGTGTCCGATTGCCGTTTGGCGAAGAGCATGAATTACGTTTTGACTATGCTTTCCAGGACTTCGGTATCCTCACTGAGGTTCACCGTTTCACTATGACCATGGCATTCTAA
- a CDS encoding TonB-dependent receptor: MLGSRRRLLSVLSILAVITLLGAGDVFGAATGKIMGIVSDQKTGEPMIGVSVMIVGSDRGAMTDLDGKFVITQLEPGEEYVLRISSVNYNTVEVTHVVVKADITTEINAEMEESTTELDKVITVRGKQDQLQIYETHTAQTISKESIDRAPVTTVDELLTQVPGIITNSQGEVFIRGGRAGEVAYIVDGVPLRDPLGGLGQAGAQLSLVSGSIQELQVIKDGFDPEYGDALSGIVKVTSQTGSKDNTRFNVQFRTDDFGNSDFNKYSRNNDYMRFSLSGPDPFLKNKILPALGLKFLEGKELTYYVYAEIDKSDGIFQYSDYDTPLTQRPTGFFNLFGVKIPDRLENRYYWMANLKFRPRQNLKLILSYSNRQIKDTYFLWGHRYTSSTAPVYERDWSSLSLEISQALTKDMTYEAVFSYSENGVSLKPGDPTDPGTGRNPDDFKLNHEWETYTDRNGNGVYDPPEPLVNLYPDTLIYGDGFTGPRYTFGEFNFEQNIQGGTFPELSSFRFNDNGYIDFLEGEPFIDLNGNGVWDYGDYLNDKNGNGILDDGRINHINVQIPEPYIDGDSIVGEPFHDLNGNRVYDPGIDGFRRSAIDSLNDDKNHNGRYDGPNDPWDTSTQYIDRNGNGLYDPPSTFFEVGEEFTDINGNGQRDAGGFLSPLSYNESALWHYHNTKTIRGEVKVFRQFGPHELKGGVAIEHRDLLYQEIEKPYILYTGRSDGGPYPDRGAFRDMFNYQPWGGTAYLRDKLEYGSMIASLGLRWDFFIQDKHNLVEVAQNDDLGSGVILGDRQKFSPRIGFSYPISDKAKVHFNYGHFYQLPDLIRMYARNTTAVDADKVIGNYNLDYKKTVQYSFGVKYAMSEFYTIDVSGYFKDEFDKVNSAMVTKDNLNRNQYRNVDYGRSRGFELTIDKRGGGYVGGQLSYTYAFAFGKASETSREWRDEVAMLREPLSESALDHDVRHSLKSNVQIFIPNNVKPRLFGLSIPNGWSLMVSTFIESGRPFTPDPIYPNVTSVAGENIQRNSLRKPSVVLFDMKFTKEFNLVGLDMGYIIQVENIFDVHNVVDVYSSTGRPDTRQNPSGIVKGGTDSDLNPSNWDYGRQIQMGIELHL, from the coding sequence ATGCTTGGAAGTCGTAGGCGACTTCTCTCAGTTCTGAGCATCTTGGCAGTAATTACACTGTTGGGAGCCGGTGACGTTTTTGGTGCAGCTACCGGAAAAATCATGGGGATAGTTAGCGATCAGAAGACCGGTGAGCCCATGATAGGTGTTTCGGTTATGATAGTCGGTAGTGATCGTGGAGCTATGACTGATTTAGACGGCAAGTTCGTTATTACCCAGCTTGAGCCGGGAGAAGAATATGTGCTGAGAATATCGTCAGTCAACTATAACACAGTCGAAGTGACTCACGTTGTCGTCAAGGCAGATATTACGACCGAGATCAATGCGGAGATGGAAGAGAGCACCACTGAGTTGGACAAGGTGATTACCGTCAGGGGTAAACAGGACCAATTGCAGATCTACGAGACTCACACCGCGCAGACCATCTCCAAGGAGTCAATCGATAGGGCTCCGGTAACTACGGTAGACGAGTTACTTACTCAGGTCCCTGGTATCATTACCAACAGCCAGGGAGAGGTTTTTATTCGTGGTGGCAGAGCCGGCGAAGTAGCCTACATCGTTGACGGTGTTCCGTTGAGAGACCCACTCGGTGGATTGGGGCAGGCCGGAGCCCAGTTGTCGCTGGTTTCGGGATCGATTCAGGAATTACAGGTTATCAAGGACGGATTTGACCCTGAGTATGGCGACGCGTTGTCTGGAATTGTCAAGGTCACTTCTCAGACCGGTTCGAAGGACAACACCAGGTTCAATGTTCAGTTCCGAACTGATGATTTCGGGAACTCGGACTTTAACAAGTACTCCCGCAACAATGACTATATGAGATTTTCTCTATCCGGTCCTGATCCTTTTTTGAAGAACAAGATTTTGCCAGCGCTCGGGTTGAAGTTTCTCGAAGGCAAGGAACTTACCTACTATGTCTATGCCGAGATTGACAAGAGTGATGGAATCTTCCAGTACTCAGACTACGATACTCCATTGACCCAACGCCCTACTGGCTTTTTCAACCTCTTTGGCGTGAAAATTCCTGATCGATTGGAGAACAGGTATTACTGGATGGCCAATCTCAAGTTCCGTCCCAGGCAAAACCTCAAGCTTATTCTATCATATTCGAATAGACAGATCAAAGATACTTACTTCCTTTGGGGCCATCGATACACTTCTTCGACGGCTCCTGTCTATGAGAGAGATTGGAGTTCTTTGTCTCTCGAAATATCCCAGGCTCTGACTAAAGATATGACCTACGAGGCTGTTTTCTCGTATTCCGAGAACGGCGTGTCTCTCAAGCCGGGCGATCCAACTGACCCGGGTACAGGTAGGAATCCCGATGATTTCAAGCTTAATCATGAGTGGGAGACATATACAGATCGAAATGGTAACGGCGTTTATGATCCCCCTGAACCGCTAGTGAATCTCTATCCCGACACCTTGATTTATGGTGACGGATTTACCGGTCCCAGGTATACTTTTGGTGAGTTCAACTTTGAGCAGAATATTCAGGGTGGGACCTTTCCCGAGCTATCCTCATTCAGATTCAACGACAACGGCTATATTGATTTCCTTGAAGGAGAGCCTTTTATTGATTTGAATGGCAACGGTGTCTGGGATTATGGTGATTACCTCAACGACAAGAACGGTAACGGTATCCTCGACGATGGTCGAATCAATCATATCAACGTACAGATTCCTGAACCCTATATTGATGGCGACTCGATCGTCGGTGAACCATTCCATGACCTCAACGGTAACCGGGTCTACGATCCTGGTATTGACGGATTTAGACGGTCCGCCATCGACTCCCTCAATGATGATAAAAATCATAATGGTCGTTACGACGGCCCGAATGACCCCTGGGATACCTCAACCCAGTACATTGATCGGAATGGCAACGGCCTCTATGATCCACCCAGCACCTTTTTCGAAGTAGGTGAGGAGTTCACCGATATTAATGGCAATGGTCAGCGAGACGCTGGTGGTTTTCTCAGTCCGCTCAGCTATAATGAGTCCGCGCTGTGGCACTATCATAACACCAAGACCATTCGCGGAGAGGTGAAGGTGTTTCGTCAGTTTGGCCCTCATGAACTCAAGGGTGGGGTTGCAATCGAACATCGTGATCTCCTGTATCAGGAGATAGAAAAACCTTATATTCTCTACACCGGCAGATCAGATGGCGGTCCCTATCCGGATCGTGGAGCGTTCCGAGACATGTTCAATTACCAACCATGGGGTGGTACGGCATATCTTAGAGACAAACTTGAATACGGTTCCATGATCGCATCGTTGGGCTTAAGATGGGATTTCTTTATTCAAGATAAGCACAATCTTGTCGAGGTTGCCCAAAATGATGACTTGGGATCAGGTGTTATTCTGGGTGATCGGCAGAAGTTTTCACCTCGTATCGGATTCTCTTATCCGATCTCTGACAAGGCCAAGGTTCACTTCAACTATGGCCATTTTTATCAGCTGCCTGACTTGATCAGAATGTATGCGAGAAATACTACTGCGGTTGATGCTGACAAGGTTATCGGTAACTACAATCTCGACTACAAGAAGACAGTGCAGTATTCCTTTGGTGTCAAGTACGCCATGTCGGAGTTTTATACTATTGATGTTTCTGGTTATTTCAAGGATGAGTTTGACAAAGTCAACAGTGCCATGGTGACTAAGGACAATCTTAATCGAAACCAGTATCGCAATGTCGATTATGGTCGTAGTCGCGGATTCGAATTGACGATTGACAAACGTGGTGGTGGATACGTCGGAGGTCAGTTGAGCTATACTTATGCCTTTGCATTTGGCAAGGCATCAGAAACCTCACGGGAATGGCGTGATGAGGTGGCAATGTTGCGTGAGCCACTATCAGAGAGTGCTCTGGATCACGATGTTCGTCACTCGCTGAAGTCAAACGTCCAGATATTTATCCCAAATAATGTTAAGCCACGTCTCTTCGGTCTGTCGATTCCTAATGGTTGGAGTCTCATGGTTTCTACATTCATTGAATCTGGACGTCCCTTCACTCCTGATCCTATCTACCCGAATGTTACCAGCGTTGCCGGTGAAAATATACAGAGGAATTCACTACGCAAACCATCGGTAGTGCTGTTCGATATGAAGTTTACCAAGGAGTTCAACCTCGTGGGACTTGACATGGGCTATATCATTCAGGTCGAGAATATCTTTGACGTGCATAACGTTGTGGATGTCTATAGTAGTACCGGTCGTCCCGATACGCGGCAGAACCCAAGCGGGATTGTCAAGGGTGGAACCGATTCCGACCTTAATCCGTCCAACTGGGACTACGGTCGTCAGATCCAGATGGGGATCGAACTACACCTGTAG